The Candidatus Edwardsbacteria bacterium DNA segment GGGCCTTTTCCTCTTTCTGGGGGCTGATAGTGATTTCGCCCTTGGCCTGCTCCTTGATAAAACCGTCCCAGCCCTGGGGCAGGCTTTGGTAGAACTCTTCCAGCAAGGGTTCTCCGGCTTTTTGCAGCATTTTGCAGAAGGCCTCTTTAAGCCCCTTTTCGCTTTCCATGATGTCGCCCACCAGTATCTTTCGTTCGGCATCTTTGAGGGCGATTATTTTTTTGATGATGTCTGACATCTTTGCTCCTTTTCTGACATTTATTTTTTCTTCCCCGCTAAAAACATGAACCAACACTAAACTATTGTTTATATAATTCCTGGTCCCTTTTTGCGTATTTCGCGGGCAGTCCCCTGTAGGTCCAGATAAAAGGGCGAACCGTCCGATCCGCCCTTTTTAATAATACATATTACTCAAATATATATTTGTCAAACAATTCTTGCCTTTTAGCATTATCCAAAAAAGTTTCAGCTATATCAGGGTTTTCTAATATTTTAAGCAAGGACTTAGATATAAAATGAAAAGTATCTATTACAATATTTTTAAAAGTTACATTTTCAATTTCATTAAATGGCACACCATGAACAATTTTTGAGCGGTAACCGTAACATTTTTTTATCATATGATATATTGTTTTTCTTTCTTCAACAGTGTTACCCATAAAACGGCAAGCGTTAGAAGCAATACGATGAGATAATTCATTGGACATTGATGGATGAAATAAACTCTCTAATACGATACATAAATTAACAGTTAAATGTTCATAATAGAAAGAACGCCAACTATAGCAAAAATAATTTAAAGCGTTTGTAATCTTGTTAAACTCGCCATATTGTTGAATAATCTTCTCGCTGGTTTCCCAACATTTTTTTAATTGTTCAATGGAATTTTCATTTATTTCATTATTTTCACCCCCCAATCGCTGAAGTGGCAACATAAGTGTGTCATATTCATCTTTTATGTAATGAACTTTCTTCAGCGTAGCATCACAATCAAGTATTAATGCCCATGACAACACCCTTGATGTGCAAATGTGCAAAATATTTAAAATACGTGAAGGAGTAACATGTGGGCCACCCATAAACTGAAAATCCACGTATTCCTTTATTTGGATATAAACATTATACTCCGTTGGTTCTATAGGATCGTCGGACGGAACCAAGCCATTTTTTAAAGATTCTAAATAAAGATTTTCAAAAATACTCCCTTTTGTTGCACCAATAACGATATTGTCAGATAATTTAATACAATTATCTTTAAGTTTCCATTCGTATCCATGTAACAATAAAACTGTTACCGGTTCAATTTGTTCAGATTCTTTCATATAAATTATCTACCTGACCTCGCTGCCGGGTTCGGTCTTCCGTTGCGGAGTTAAAATCACCACTCCGTCCTGGTCCTGGGCCGCCAGCAGCATGCCGTGAGATTCCAGCCCCCGGATCTTGGCCGGCTTGAGGTTGGCCACTATCACCACCTGCTGGCCCACCAATGATTCCGGAGTGTACCACTGGGCGATGCCGGCCAGCACCTGCCGGGTCTCCCCGCCCAGCCTGACCTGCAGCCGCAACAGCTTGTCGGCGTTGGGCACCTTCTCGGCCGAGATGATCTCGGCGGTTCTGAGTTTGACCTTCTTGAAATAATCTATATCTATTAGCTCTTCGCCCGGCTG contains these protein-coding regions:
- a CDS encoding HEPN domain-containing protein translates to MKESEQIEPVTVLLLHGYEWKLKDNCIKLSDNIVIGATKGSIFENLYLESLKNGLVPSDDPIEPTEYNVYIQIKEYVDFQFMGGPHVTPSRILNILHICTSRVLSWALILDCDATLKKVHYIKDEYDTLMLPLQRLGGENNEINENSIEQLKKCWETSEKIIQQYGEFNKITNALNYFCYSWRSFYYEHLTVNLCIVLESLFHPSMSNELSHRIASNACRFMGNTVEERKTIYHMIKKCYGYRSKIVHGVPFNEIENVTFKNIVIDTFHFISKSLLKILENPDIAETFLDNAKRQELFDKYIFE